Genomic window (bacterium):
CGGCCCGAACCGCTCCTTGCCGCCGCTCAGGTCCACCGCCTCCAGCAGGTACTTGTAGGCCGCGCCCGCTTTCACGCCGCCGTCCTCGAACTCGTACGGCGACCGCCCGACGACCAGCGCCCGGTTCAACTTCACGTAGTCCGCGGCGCCGCCCACGTCCTCCAAGCGGTAGAGGTTGTAGCCGGCGTGGTTCACTTCCCGCGAGACCTTCCACGTCACCAGCACCCGGCCCTCGCGCGCCGTCGCCGCGAACGACTCGAGCATAATCTCGTCGCTGCCGTATATGAAGCGGATGCCCCTTTTGTCGTCGCCCTCCAGCGTGCGCTTCTTCGTTTCGCCCGCGGAGGAATAGCCGTACATGGTGAATTCCCGGGATTCCGGGTCGTACAGGTCGGCGAGTACGAGGTTGTGGCCGAACTCGTGGGTCGCGATGTTCTGAACGTCCATACGAAAAGCTTCGCCCTTGTCGGACCACTTGAAGTTATGGCCGTTAAAGCATACGTCGTTTTCGACTACCCTATAGAACGTACCCGCGTCCTGGAGCCAGAAGATGTTCACGGCGATAGCGCCCGTCGCCCACGGCCAGGGCCCCTGGCCCGAGTAGCCGGGCTCGTACCACACGCAAAGA
Coding sequences:
- a CDS encoding matrixin family metalloprotease encodes the protein MKKVFLVALIIAVAAPAFGYKVFYYGGKICKHGKEQIPWTVRFNNLGTPDCDNEFTALAAALNTWSNVRCQWYRNRRGANTSTLNTGLDGINLCVWYEPGYSGQGPWPWATGAIAVNIFWLQDAGTFYRVVENDVCFNGHNFKWSDKGEAFRMDVQNIATHEFGHNLVLADLYDPESREFTMYGYSSAGETKKRTLEGDDKRGIRFIYGSDEIMLESFAATAREGRVLVTWKVSREVNHAGYNLYRLEDVGGAADYVKLNRALVVGRSPYEFEDGGVKAGAAYKYLLEAVDLSGGKERFGP